The sequence below is a genomic window from Salinispira pacifica.
ACTGGTATGTAATTTCGACATGTAAGAATCCTTATATAGATAATTAGTGGTACAACTCCAAGTATATCCGAAAACCGTCCAGCTGGAAAGCAACAATCTCCAGTTCCGGCTTTTCACAAAGGGTATATATTAGTACATTACTAATAAATAGAACCTAAGGAGGAACTATGTCATTTACTACACCTGATTTACCCTACGGATATGATGCCCTTGAGCCGTATATCGATGCAAAAACCATGGAGATTCACCATGACAAGCATCATGTCGGATACACCAAGAAAGTGAACGCCGCCCTGGAAGGCAGCGAGTATGCGGGAAAAGATATTGTCACTCTCCTAAAAGATCTTCATTCCCTCCCGGAAAGCATTCAGACCAAGGTGCGGAACGCCGGGGGCGGTCATTATAATCACGGCCTGTTCTGGGAAATCATGTCCCCCAAGGGCGGCGGTGAACCCGAGGGCGTACTGGCAAAGGATATAGAAAAAACCTTCGGAAGTTTCGATGAATTCGTAAAACAGTTCAGCACTGCTGCAACCGGACGTTTCGGAAGCGGCTGGGCATGGCTCGCAGTGGACGGCGGCAAAAAGCTCAGCATTCTCAGCACTCCCAATCAGGACAGCCCCCTCACACAGGGTCTCACTCCCATTCTGGGACTTGATGTGTGGGAACATGCCTATTATCTGAAGTATCAGAATCGCCGTCCCGAATACGTGGAAAACTTTTTTAATGTAATTAACTGGAACAAGGTCAGCGAAAATTATCAGAATCTAATCTGATTTCTGATACAATACTCACACAGGATGCAATACGTTCCTGAATAAGGCCCGGTTCCGCCGGGCCTTTCTTGTTTCTCCCTGGTTTACGGGGTTCCAGAGGAGCATGGCCATGGGAATTATTGAGAGATTGATTGGGGAATATCATCGTTGAATGACAGAAAGGCCGGATTCGTGTTATAACCCGGGTGAACTAGCGATCTTGCGTGGTTCGCCACGATACAGAGCAGGGGTTACCTCCCATCGGCACACATCAGTGGGATGGAACCCGTTACAGGTGATGATTATGGATGTACATATATTGGAACAAGACAAGCGTGACCGGGATTTTCCCATTTTCACACGCACAATGCGCAAGAAGCCGTTTATCTATCTGGACAGCGGGGCAACCTCTCTTACGCCCGAACCGGTGATTGAGCGCATTCAGCAGTATTACCGTGAGTACGGGGTGAACATTCACCGGGGAATCTATGAGTTCAGCGAACGGGCCACCAGGGAATTTCATGAGGTGCGCCTTGCCCTCTCCCGCTTCCTGAATGTCGGCGAAGAGGGTCAGATCATCTTCACCCACGGCAGCACCGAATCATCCAACCTGATTGCCTATTCCTGGGGACGAAAATTCCTTAAAAAAGGTGATATCATTCTCACCACCGAGTACGAGCACCATTCCTCACTGGTTCCCTGGCATGCGGTGTGCGAGGCCACCGGAGCCGAGCTTCGATTCATCCCCATAGACCGTGAAACCCTGGAACTGGATATCTCCTCTTATGAAGATCAACTGGATGAAAAGGTGAAACTGCTGGTGATGAGCGGCATGTCCAATGTCACCGGCTACATGCCTCCTCTCAGGAAGATGATACAAAGCGCCCATGATAACGGAACCGTTGTGGCCCTGGACGGTGCCCAGCTGGTAAGCCATCACAAGGTTGATATTCAGGAGCTGAAGCCCGATTTTCTCTTTTTCTCCGCACATAAAATGCTCGGCCCCACCGGGGTGGGGGTGCTCTACGGACGAACCGACCTTCTGGACGCCATGGATCCCTTTATGTACGGGGGAGATATGATTCTCAAGGTACACAAGGATCATTCCACGTATCATCCCCTGCCGGAAAAGTTCGAGGCCGGTACGCCGAACATTGCCGGTGTTCTGGGTTTCGGAGCGGCGCTGGAATATTTGGCGGATATCGGGATGGAGCGGATTGAGGCCCACGAGCGCAGCCTCATCGATTACGCCGAAGAGCGGGCCCGGGATGTGAAGGGGCTGCAGGCCTACCTGGTTCCCGATTCGGGAAAGCGGGGCGGCATTTTCAGCTTCAATGTGGAAGGGCTTCACAGTCACGATCTGGGGGCTGCCCTGGACGCCCAGGGGATCGCCGTGAGAACCGGTTTTCACTGCGCCATGCCTCTCATGGAATGGCTGGGCGTACCGGGAACCGCCAGAGCGAGTCTGTATCTCTACAACACCCGGGCAGATATAGACGCCCTGTTTCAGGGAATAGAGCAGGCCAAGAACGTCTTCGGCGCATAATATGAGGCGCAACTGCGCTCCGGCGCGGGAAGGCCTGAAAACCTCATAAGGAGCAAGGCAAAGACATGGATCAGGAGCAATCGAAAAACATCATTATCCGGCACTACCGTGAGCGGCCCTGGGAACGGGTACCGGACAGGCCCAGGCTGGAAGGTCATGAGGTAAACCGTTCCTGCGGAGATGAGCTGACCCTCTATGTTCAGATCGACTCTCAGACCGACGACGTTCAGACCGAGACCGCCGACATTTCGACTGCCCATGTTTCGACTGAGACTGCCCATGTACAGACCGACGGAAACGTGATCCGCGACCTGGGCTATGAAGGTAAAGGCTGCTCCATCTGCATCGCATCGGCGGACATCCTCTGCCAGGAACTCAAGGACATGCCGGTTTCCGAAGCTCGGAAAATCGCCCGGGATCTTCTGAAAATCCTTGAACCGGGAAGCGAACATAACGCCGAACTTCCCGGGGACATACCTGCGCTGCTTACCCTGAAACAATTCCCCATGCGCCAGAAGTGCGCAACCATGGGCTGGAAAATTCTGCTGGATATTACCGAATAAACTGTTCCCGCCCGAAGCCCTGGCCTTGGAAGCCCGGCTCCGATGAGCTATGACCCGGTGAGCCCGGTCCAGATAAGTCCGGCCCAGGTAAAACCGGCGATGGGGTATTTTTCCGCCGCTGTCACTGGAGTAAGATCTCCATCTTCGTTAAGATATGGGTGGCATTTTTTATGAATCCGTGATTCACGAATTTGCCGTAACATTAGAAATTTATAGAAAAAGGAGTTTGTCCATGTACAAACTGGTACTCATCAGACATGGCGAAAGTGTCTGGAACAAAGAAAACCGCTTCACCGGATGGACCGATGTGGATCTGTCGGAAAAAGGTCTGGAAGAAGCCAGAACCGCTGGTGAAATTCTGAAGTCTGAAGGGTTCACCTTTGACATCGCATTCAACTCAGTACTGCTGAGGGCCATTAAAACCCTGAATATTGCTCTTGAAACCATGGGGCTGCACTGGATTCCGGTAATTAAAAGCTGGAGGCTGAACGAGCGCCACTACGGTGCTCTCCAGGGCCTGAACAAGGCGGAAACTGCGGACAAGCACGGCGAAGAGCAGGTGAAAATCTGGCGGAGAAGCTACGACGTACCGCCCCCGGAGCTGGACGTGGATGATGAGCGCTACCCCGGCCGGGATCCCCGCTACGCCGAACTCTCCCAGGATGAGCTTCCCAAAACCGAGTGTCTGAAAGATACCGTTGAGCGGTTCCTGCCGTTCTGGCATGAAGAGATCGCACCCACCATCAAAGCGGGCAAAAAAGTGGTGATTGCCGCCCACGGCAACAGCCTCCGCGCCCTGGTGAAATATCTGGACAACATGAGCGACGACGAAATTGTGAAGCTCAACATCCCCACCGGAGTGCCTCTGGTGTACGAACTGGATGATGATCTGAAACCCTTGAAGCATTACTACCTGGGAGACCAGGACGCAATTGCCGCAAAGATGAGTGCGGTTGCCAACCAGGGTAAAAAGGGCTGAACCGGCCCGCACTAACGAGCACAAAAAAACGACCGGAGGAGCAATCCCCCCGGTCGTTTTTTTTACTCTGTACGCTGTTGTTCAGCGAATATGATCAGATAATTCGGGATCAGTCTTCTTCCGAATCAAACTGAAAGGTCATAATAGGTTCAATCTCTAGCCGCTCGTCGGAAGCGATATCGAACTGAACCGTACCCACCAGACCGCCGATATCCATCCGCAGTACATAGCTTCCGGGGCTCAGGGCGATATTTTCCAGCTGATTCCGGTTATAGCTCACATCGCCGATGCTCACCCGGAAATCCCTCAGGGAGTCGGGTACATCGATGCTCACAAAGCCGGTATCCGGTACAAGGCTCACGTTGAATACCCGGTTTCCGGTTACATTGATACGCCGGGTAAGCACCTGAAATCCCGGTGCCTCCACCCGGATCACGTAATTGCCCGGGGACAGACTGAAACGGCTGCCGTTCTGCCGGGTATTGTTCACAAATACCACCGGATCGGGCACATTCGCGTTAATCCGGATGCTGTACTGTATGGGCTGCAGATTGATGTTCAGGGTTTGATCCCGGTTCAGATTAATCTGGGCATTATAATCCTGATATCCTGCTGCAGTAACACGTACGCTGTAACGGCCTTCATCCAGCTGAATCCTACGGGAACTGTAACGGTCTCCGTTAATGAACAGATCCGCATCGGAAGGATCAAGGTTTACTCTCAGAGTGTGCTGCTCGGTTTTGCTGGCAGAGTTTGAGCTGCTGCCTCCCAGAACACCACCCCGCTGGGCAAAAACTGCCGTACTCATGAACATCATGAGCACGGTCAGACTGATAATCAGTTTGAAATTCTTATTCACCATTAGTATTGTCCTTCAACAGAAAGGTAGACATCGTCGCCGTAATTCCCGCTGGAATACACCTTGAATGCACTGTTTCCGTTCCCGCCGTCATATACATATACGTTGATCATGTTGATGGTTTTCTCTGCCGAGTTCAAAGGCAGCGTCCATGTTCCGTAATGAAGGTTATCGAACATTACGTACATGGTGGCGTAGGCAGGCGCTTCATTATCGTCCCCGGTAAGAGATCCCTCGTCCTCTGCACCGTATGTAGATCCGTCATCTTTGGAGAAAAGATCGGCATAGAAGCGGATCTCATGTCCGCCGTCATAATTTGCGTTGCCGATAGCACCGTTGGCTGCGTCTATGGCGATGGTTTCTACCCGGGGCAGATCAGTGGGAGTGTCCAGGGTTACGTCTCTTTCAAGAGTAAGAGAATAACCTGGGCCTGATCCTGTAGATGCTCCCGTTGTTATC
It includes:
- a CDS encoding aminotransferase class V-fold PLP-dependent enzyme, which produces MDVHILEQDKRDRDFPIFTRTMRKKPFIYLDSGATSLTPEPVIERIQQYYREYGVNIHRGIYEFSERATREFHEVRLALSRFLNVGEEGQIIFTHGSTESSNLIAYSWGRKFLKKGDIILTTEYEHHSSLVPWHAVCEATGAELRFIPIDRETLELDISSYEDQLDEKVKLLVMSGMSNVTGYMPPLRKMIQSAHDNGTVVALDGAQLVSHHKVDIQELKPDFLFFSAHKMLGPTGVGVLYGRTDLLDAMDPFMYGGDMILKVHKDHSTYHPLPEKFEAGTPNIAGVLGFGAALEYLADIGMERIEAHERSLIDYAEERARDVKGLQAYLVPDSGKRGGIFSFNVEGLHSHDLGAALDAQGIAVRTGFHCAMPLMEWLGVPGTARASLYLYNTRADIDALFQGIEQAKNVFGA
- a CDS encoding superoxide dismutase, giving the protein MSFTTPDLPYGYDALEPYIDAKTMEIHHDKHHVGYTKKVNAALEGSEYAGKDIVTLLKDLHSLPESIQTKVRNAGGGHYNHGLFWEIMSPKGGGEPEGVLAKDIEKTFGSFDEFVKQFSTAATGRFGSGWAWLAVDGGKKLSILSTPNQDSPLTQGLTPILGLDVWEHAYYLKYQNRRPEYVENFFNVINWNKVSENYQNLI
- a CDS encoding iron-sulfur cluster assembly scaffold protein, whose product is MDQEQSKNIIIRHYRERPWERVPDRPRLEGHEVNRSCGDELTLYVQIDSQTDDVQTETADISTAHVSTETAHVQTDGNVIRDLGYEGKGCSICIASADILCQELKDMPVSEARKIARDLLKILEPGSEHNAELPGDIPALLTLKQFPMRQKCATMGWKILLDITE
- a CDS encoding PEGA domain-containing protein; the protein is MVNKNFKLIISLTVLMMFMSTAVFAQRGGVLGGSSSNSASKTEQHTLRVNLDPSDADLFINGDRYSSRRIQLDEGRYSVRVTAAGYQDYNAQINLNRDQTLNINLQPIQYSIRINANVPDPVVFVNNTRQNGSRFSLSPGNYVIRVEAPGFQVLTRRINVTGNRVFNVSLVPDTGFVSIDVPDSLRDFRVSIGDVSYNRNQLENIALSPGSYVLRMDIGGLVGTVQFDIASDERLEIEPIMTFQFDSEED
- the gpmA gene encoding 2,3-diphosphoglycerate-dependent phosphoglycerate mutase codes for the protein MYKLVLIRHGESVWNKENRFTGWTDVDLSEKGLEEARTAGEILKSEGFTFDIAFNSVLLRAIKTLNIALETMGLHWIPVIKSWRLNERHYGALQGLNKAETADKHGEEQVKIWRRSYDVPPPELDVDDERYPGRDPRYAELSQDELPKTECLKDTVERFLPFWHEEIAPTIKAGKKVVIAAHGNSLRALVKYLDNMSDDEIVKLNIPTGVPLVYELDDDLKPLKHYYLGDQDAIAAKMSAVANQGKKG